In Anolis carolinensis isolate JA03-04 unplaced genomic scaffold, rAnoCar3.1.pri scaffold_14, whole genome shotgun sequence, the following proteins share a genomic window:
- the LOC107983365 gene encoding keratin-associated protein 5-1, which yields MNFLSTLILLVCFCSPLFSESATMCESRIYAAGREPYFNLNSTWYDPAGSWLDTRRKPFHYTVNTSCVPCCNKNNNCDVPRRGGHNYRCYSYRQSTCTPECNPRLPCGFRNPSGGSRDYWGRPIGDSCDGRTGGYYSNEESVNGSCCRASGGCGSGGGACAKPSSSIGGCGGGVCAEPGCQSSGRCGGRRRGLCSEPGCGLFRRRRSVCSETCSRSSRGCGSGGCAGPQISFSGGCGGRGLCSEPGCGIARRRQSVCSETYSRSSRGCQPYARGACVGPQSSVSGGCGARGVCSEP from the coding sequence ATGAATTTTCTTTCCACCCTTATATTGTTGGTGTGCTTTTGCTCCCCTCTCTTTTCAGAGTCTGCCACCATGTGTGAAAGTAGGATTTACGCAGCTGGGAGAGAGCCCTACTTCAACCTGAACTCAACCTGGTATGACCCCGCCGGTTCTTGGTTGGACACCCGCCGTAAGCCCTTCCATTACACCGTCAATACCTCCTGCGTGCCCTGctgtaacaaaaacaacaattgtgACGTCCCACGAAGAGGAGGTCACAATTACCGGTGCTACAGCTACCGCCAGTCCACATGTACCCCCGAATGTAACCCGAGACTCCCATGTGGGTTTCGAAACCCATCAGGAGGATCCCGCGATTACTGGGGGAGACCCATCGGCGATTCCTGTGACGGGCGGACCGGGGGATACTACAGCAATGAGGAGTCCGTCAATGGATCGTGCTGTAGAGCATCAGGAGGGTGCGGCAGTGGAGGAGGGGCATGTGCCAAACCATCTTCTTCAATTGGAGGATGTGGCGGTGGAGTATGCGCTGAGCCAGGTTGTCAGTCTTCTGGAAGATGTGGAGGACGTAGAAGAGGATTGTGCTCCGAGCCAGGTTGTGGCCTCTTTAGAAGAAGGCGATCGGTTTGTTCCGAAACTTGCAGCAGATCTTCCAGAGGATGTGGGTCAGGAGGATGTGCTGGACCACAGATCTCATTTTCAGGCGGTTGCGGAGGAAGAGGATTATGCTCCGAACCAGGTTGTGGCATCGCAAGGAGAAGACAATCAGTGTGTTCCGAAACTTATAGCAGATCTTCCAGAGGATGTCAACCCTACGCGAGAGGAGCATGCGTTGGGCCACAGAGTTCAGTTTCAGGTGGATGCGGAGCAAGAGGAGTATGTTCCGAACCCTAA